GCTTCGTAGCGTTCCAATGCCGTCCATGTTATTTACAACCGGAAAAGCTGCGTCCTCAATAGCATCAAACAGGACAACTTGTCGTTCTATGTATTGAATAAACCGGAATAATAAATCTATTTGACTCTCTGGAGAACGTCTGGCTTGATATTTTTCAAAGAAGGTTTCAATAATAGTTGTCGGGTCATCTTGGTTAGCAAAACCCTTTTTGCATGTCGCATGGAACAAAGGTAATAATGTGCCTGTTCTTTTGATAGTATCAAATGGTAGCGTCACAAAAATACTATTGTAAATTTGATATTTTGATAATACATTTTGATTGAATCTCGTGAGCTTTGGTTGTGTTGGCATTAAATTATAATGTTTTTTGTTTCTAATAGTCTATATTTTAGAAACTCGTATTTGTTTTCGATAGTTTGTAAACAAAAAGTTAAAGTTGACTTCGTATTTTTATTAAATATCAATAAAAAATTTGATTTTATTGTGTTAAGATTTGATGTTTTTTTTAATAAAAAAATACTGGTAAATATTTGGTAAAAAAGGGTTGTTTATATTGTGAATCCTTCAATATAAAATGTGTATGACTTATTTATATTGTTAAATGATTAATCTTAAAAGATTCAAAAACCAAAAAACCCAATTCAAACGAATTGGGTTTTTGATGGTGGTGCCTCCAGTACCACTTTTTAGTTTAATACATGTTATTCTATTTTAACTATAATTATTTAAAACCCTTTATTTATAGGGTTTAAATTGTGTATTTCATATAATTGAGTAAATTTGATATAACAACGAATAAACAATATGTTGTCCCTTTTGTTGTCCCCCGATTTAATATTGAATTTATTTTTTTATGAGTACAGCTATAAAGTCCACTTCTGGAACAATAAAATATAGACTTAAAGAAGTCAACTCGAAAAAGGAGACATCTATTCTGCTAGATTATAATTACGGAAGAAATAATAGGATAAAATTTGCAACAGGCTATAAAGTCTTACCAAAGAATTGGGATAAAACCAACCAGAGAATTAGAGCAGTCTCATCTATTAAAAATAGAGAGAAAGTAAATAGCGACTTACAGCTCTATTCATCAGAGTTTTTGGCAGCCGTATCTAAGCTGAATGAAAATGATAAACAAAACAAAAAATTACTTAAAGAGACCTTAGAACGAATTGTTAGGGGTGAAGTAAAAGATGTAAAAATTATAAAGACATTTTTTGACTTTGCAGATGACTTTATTGAAAGAAAAGAAAATCAAGCTAAGAATATTTCTGCGGTTAAACTAAGTCCCATTACTGTTAGGTCATATAAACAAACTGTTAGTAGACTTAAAGAATTTAATGACGAGTTGAATTATAAGCTTGATTTTGCCTCAATAGATTTGAAGTTTTACTATGCTTTTTTAAAGTATATGGAGGATAAAAGCTATTCTGTTAATACTATTGGTAAACACATAAAGAATTTAATTACAATTTTAAATAGAGCGACAGAAGATGGCGTAAACTCTAATCTGAA
This DNA window, taken from Winogradskyella sp. PC-19, encodes the following:
- a CDS encoding tyrosine-type recombinase/integrase: MSTAIKSTSGTIKYRLKEVNSKKETSILLDYNYGRNNRIKFATGYKVLPKNWDKTNQRIRAVSSIKNREKVNSDLQLYSSEFLAAVSKLNENDKQNKKLLKETLERIVRGEVKDVKIIKTFFDFADDFIERKENQAKNISAVKLSPITVRSYKQTVSRLKEFNDELNYKLDFASIDLKFYYAFLKYMEDKSYSVNTIGKHIKNLITILNRATEDGVNSNLKYKHREFKPVSEETISIYLTEAEISALYKADLSKMKDWELARDIFLIGYYTGQRVSDYNGISQNQIKIFDGRKVFEFKQKKTGKKLFVPVHPKIQEIMDKRYKGKLPRKLNEPDINEYIKEAGRIAEIDEPITIRRTVGGKEVIKNIAKYNLIVSHTARRSFCTNAYLSKMPTIDIMAISGHSTEREFYKYIKITPQERAIKISESTFFTKI